The following are encoded in a window of Phaseolus vulgaris cultivar G19833 chromosome 3, P. vulgaris v2.0, whole genome shotgun sequence genomic DNA:
- the LOC137806596 gene encoding F-box/kelch-repeat protein At1g26930-like, with product MLEGRSCVVPRLFPSSCQADNKWSFMTYLPDTKNGKRPYDSDGEEESQPRKNNRRADSCHQGETTPYLYEQKYDADDSVLPQMDEDQRKDCEAFPTQINEQEQHQGGNSLVLWSEVQVNKEEEEGSGDSSDSSEEQMEEQAPDEQEEHRGGDSSDSGSLLPRMNRDSSIACLSRCSRSDYGSLASLNRSFRNTIRSGELYRWRRLKGIVEHWIYFSCALLEWEAYDPIRERWMHLPRMASNECFKCSDKESLAVGTELIVFGREMRSHVIYRYSLLTNSWSSGMRMNGPRCLFGSASLGEIAILAGGCDSEGRILDSAELYNSENQTWEVLPSMNKPRKMCSGVFMDRKFYVIGGIGGKDSKLLTCGEEYNLQTRTWTEIPNMSPGRSATSDMPATAEAPPLVAVVNNELYAADYADMEVKKYDKERRFWRTIGRLPERVVSMNGWGLAFRACGDKLIVIGGPRTHGEGFIELNSCVPGEGPPQWNLLARKRSGNFVYNCAVMGC from the coding sequence ATGTTGGAAGGTCGTTCCTGCGTGGTTCCGAGGTTGTTTCCCAGCTCTTGTCAGGCAGATAACAAGTGGTCCTTCATGACATACCTGCCGGACACGAAGAATGGCAAGCGCCCTTATGATAGCGATGGTGAAGAAGAATCTCAGCCCAGGAAGAATAACAGGAGAGCGGATTCATGCCATCAAGGGGAGACAACTCCGTATCTGTATGAACAAAAGTATGATGCTGATGATTCTGTCCTTCCACAAATGGATGAGGATCAGAGGAAGGATTGTGAAGCCTTTCCTACCCAGATAAATGAACAAGAGCAACATCAAGGTGGGAATTCATTGGTGCTCTGGAGTGAGGTTCAAGTTAATAAGGAGGAAGAGGAAGGGTCCGGAGATTCATCAGATTCCAGTGAAGAGCAGATGGAGGAGCAGGCCCCTGATGAGCAGGAAGAACATCGTGGTGGGGATTCGTCAGATTCGGGTTCTCTTTTGCCGAGAATGAACCGGGACAGCTCAATCGCGTGTCTCAGCAGATGTTCGAGGTCCGATTATGGTTCCTTAGCTTCACTGAACAGGAGCTTTCGGAACACAATCCGAAGTGGTGAGTTGTATAGGTGGAGGAGACTGAAAGGCATAGTAGAACACTGGATATACTTTTCCTGTGCCCTTCTGGAATGGGAGGCCTACGATCCAATACGCGAGCGATGGATGCATTTACCAAGAATGGCTTCTAATGAATGCTTCAAGTGTTCGGATAAGGAGTCTTTGGCTGTAGGTACTGAGCTTATTGTATTTGGCAGGGAGATGAGGTCTCATGTGATTTACAGATACAGTCTATTGACTAACTCATGGTCTTCTGGGATGAGGATGAATGGTCCAAGATGTTTGTTTGGATCTGCCAGCCTTGGGGAGATTGCTATTTTGGCTGGTGGGTGTGATTCGGAGGGGCGTATCCTTGACTCGGCGGAACTGTACAACTCTGAGAATCAAACCTGGGAAGTTCTCCCTAGCATGAACAAGCCCAGGAAGATGTGCTCTGGGGTATTTATGGATAGAAAGTTTTATGTTATTGGGGGAATTGGTGGAAAAGATTCTAAGCTTCTTACATGTGGTGAAGAATACAATTTACAAACAAGAACATGGACAGAGATTCCCAACATGTCACCTGGACGCAGTGCTACCTCTGACATGCCTGCAACAGCCGAGGCACCACCTCTGGTTGCGGTTGTAAATAATGAACTGTATGCTGCTGATTATGCAGACATGGAGGTTAAAAAATACGATAAAGAGAGAAGATTTTGGCGCACCATTGGGAGACTGCCTGAGAGAGTAGTGTCGATGAATGGTTGGGGTCTTGCATTCAGGGCATGTGGAGATAAGCTAATTGTGATTGGTGGTCCAAGGACTCATGGTGAGGGTTTTATTGAACTCAATTCCTGTGTTCCTGGTGAAGGACCTCCACAGTGGAATCTACTTGCCAGAAAACGCTCTGGTAACTTTGTCTATAATTGTGCTGTCATGGGATGCTGA